A region from the Lolium perenne isolate Kyuss_39 chromosome 4, Kyuss_2.0, whole genome shotgun sequence genome encodes:
- the LOC127296678 gene encoding GATA transcription factor 4: MVGGGEVDKDAAALAHELPGFNIFFDQTGLEVPSVEVEGEQVQGAAGEDDEEELEWLSNKDAFPSVETMAAVEEEEAAAAAAAVAVAAPARAAVGPRTKGLRRRRRVTAPWSLAPALPRPGPRQAAARRRCTHCGSEETPQWRLGPDGPRTLCNACGVRFKTGRLLPEYRPANSPTFSPLLHSNSHRRVLEMRSRGVDGGEASPSGRAIAKARRAERVAARHAAKDGGDAPGPAQAETPALP; the protein is encoded by the exons ATGGTGGGGGGCGGCGAGGTTGACAAGGACGCGGCGGCGCTGGCTCACGAGCTACCGGGCTTCAATATCTTCTTTGACCAGACG GGGTTGGAGGTGCCCTCGGTGGAGGTAGAAGGGGAACAGGTGCAGGGGGCTGCGGGGGAGGACGATGAGGAGGAGCTGGAGTGGCTGTCCAACAAGGACGCCTTCCCTTCGGTGGAGACCATGGCGGcggtagaggaggaggaggccgcggcggcggcggcggcggtggcggtggcggccccgGCGCGCGCGGCGGTGGGGCCTAGGACCAAGGGgctgcggcggcgccggcgggtgACGGCGCCGTGGAGCCTGGCGCCCGCGCTGCCTCGCCCGGGCCCGCggcaggcggcggcgcggcggcggtgcACGCACTGCGGTTCGGAGGAGACGCCGCAGTGGCGGCTGGGGCCGGACGGGCCCCGCACGCTGTGCAACGCGTGCGGGGTGCGGTTCAAGACCGGGCGGCTGCTCCCGGAGTACCGGCCGGCGAACAGCCCCACGTTCTCCCCACTGCTGCACTCCAACTCCCACCGCCGGGTGCTGGAGATGCGCAGCCGCGGCGTGGACGGCGGCGAGGCCTCGCCCTCCGGCCGCGCCATCGCCAAGGCCCGCCGCGCCGAGCGCGTGGCGGCGCGCCACGCCGCCAAGGACGGCGGCGATGCCCCGGGCCCAGCCCAAGCTGAAACGCCAGCGCTCCCCTGA